GATGGAATCGCTGACCAAAGAACAGCAGGATATCATTCTGGGGGCAGCAAGAGAGACCCTTGCGATGCAGGTGGAATGGAGCCATTTGAATGATGAAAAAGTCCTCAAGGCTCTTGAAAAACAAGGTAAAACAGTGACCTATCCCGATATGGCACCGTTCATTAAGGCTGCTCAGCCGGTCTATGACAAGTGGTTCGCCAAATATCCGCAATGGAAAGTCTGGTTTGATGAAATTCAAGCTTTGAATCCGGTCGGAGCTGCTCCTGAGGCCGGGATTCCACAAGAATTACTCTAATTGTCATAACAAGGCCGCAAGGGGGAGCGGTCTTGGCTTTCTGCTCCAATATTTCATTTGATAGACCTATTTTCAGATTTCTGTGAACGGAACGATCATGAGAAAAATGTTGACGTCTGCTGCAGATTTTGCCTGGCGTGTGTCTCGATTGGTATGCCTGGTGGCAATGATTATTCTGACGCCGGTGGTGTTTGCAAATATTGTGTTACGTTTTTTCTGGGGGTACTCGCTGGGTTGGTCTTCGGAAGTCGCGCGCTACGCGTTTGTCTGGCTAACCTTTATGGGAACGGCGACGGCGTTGAGAGACAATTCTCACGCCAAGATTGAACTGATCATCAACCTGGCGCCCAGGACATGGCAAAAATATATAAAAATACTGGCATGTATCCTGATCGCTCTGCTCTCGCTCTTTCTGATCATCTCGGGGATCCTGCAAACCATCAAAGTTTGGGACGTCTCAGCTGCTTACATGCGGTTTTTGTCGATGAGCTGGATGTATCTCGCTATTCCCCTGTCTGGATTGTTTATGCTGATTTTCATGATTGAGA
This genomic window from Pelobacter seleniigenes DSM 18267 contains:
- a CDS encoding TRAP transporter small permease, translated to MRKMLTSAADFAWRVSRLVCLVAMIILTPVVFANIVLRFFWGYSLGWSSEVARYAFVWLTFMGTATALRDNSHAKIELIINLAPRTWQKYIKILACILIALLSLFLIISGILQTIKVWDVSAAYMRFLSMSWMYLAIPLSGLFMLIFMIENIVSLCQEGEKKLAREDIPCLLP